The Torulaspora globosa chromosome 8, complete sequence genome segment CAAGATTCGTGGTAGTTGAGTGCTGAGCAATTGCGCAGAAATGCGTTGCGGAAACACGCCGAGCAGCGTACCACGGCGTCCCCAATAGGTTCATATCCTCGAACTAGCAGCGACAAAAGCTGGTCGTCGCCGTTGTAATGGAAAACCTTCTTTAGCTGTGTTAATTGATCTGCGGGAAAAGTTCCAGGACACTTTTCCGCCTTTGAAGCACTGCAGGGTTTCGAGACAGCCTTCTTTATCCTTTCGATGTCATGAACCAGATTGGACTTGTGCAAATAGTATTCCTTTTCGAGATCGAACTGGACGTTCCTCCAAGGGCAGCACGCACTGTGGCCCTTGGAGACCCCATTTACCCAGTACGACTGGCGCAAGTACTCACTCGACGCCTCTTCGAGGCGCAAATCCAGAACTATGGTCTTACGACACGACTGGCACCGGCAAACCATCCTGCCCTTGTGGTCGCTCGACGAAAACTCCCATCCCTTAGACGCCAGCGACAGCGGATTGATCCACTTCGCGTCCCATTCCACAACCACGCTGCGGGAGCCGTCCTGGATCCCGCTACACCGTTCCAGGAGCTCCTGCAGATTACACAGACGGGCTCCATGCCACTCCCGCACGGCAAGTTCCACCAAATCGTCGTGAAGAGGCGTCAGCCTCTGCAGCTTTCGCGGCAGAAACCTATTCCACGGACTACCACGCCCTTCTGGAACCCTTCTAGACCTATACCTCCATTTCTTGAGTATCCCTCTCGCATGCTCATCACTACCAGGGGACCATCCCTTGTGTCGCCTCGTACCGCACTCCCCGACGTCCAATTTTCTCCGAACAACTTCCAAACGGTCGCTGACATCGGGATCCATCTTTTCGCCTGCAATTGACCTCCAGCAAGCTCTCCTTCACCGACTACACCGCCATTTCCGATGGGCTTTGGCCTTATCGGTTTCCCGTCTTAGgcgatctcttgaaaattttgcaGGATCGCCCATACTATGCTGAGTCTTAAGAAATCTCAACATCTGGCAGGACTCAGTCAAAGTTAgagtttgaagatttgatCTATATCGTGTTAATTTGATTCAGAGGTCAATTCGAATTTAGCTCCAGTTTTTCTGTGTTTAATATCTTTTTCCTGGTTTTTTTTGGTAAAGTCGTTGTGGAACCATCGAGCTCAACTTGTTGCTGCCTTTCACCTGTCGTCCAAGCTAGTTCTTTTGTTGGCGTGAGTTTATTCCTCGCAAGTTATTAGACGTTATTAAGCAATGCCTGCGGTTCTAGAAGATTATCAAAAGAATTTCCTCGATTTGGCTGTGGAAAGTCAAGCTTTGAGATTTGGGTCTTTCACGCTGAAATCCGGCAGAAAGTCGccatatttcttcaatctgGGGTTGTTCAACACTGGCAAACTGCTCTCGAACTTGGCTACCGCGTACGCGATTGCGATCATTCAATCGGATTTGAAGTTCGATGTGATCTTCGGCCCAGCTTACAAGGGGATTCCGCTAGCGGCGATCGTGTGCGTCAAGTTGGCAGAAATTGGCGGCTCGAAGTTCCAGGATATCCAGTATGCTTTCAACAGGAAGGAGGCCAAGGACCACGGTGAAGGTGGTAACATCGTTGGTGCTTCCCTTGAAGGCAAGAGGATCTTGATCATCGATGACGTGATGACCGCGGGTACGGCGATCAACGAGGCGTTCCAGATCATTGCGCAGGCCAACGGCCAGGTCGTCGGATCCATCATCGCATTGGACAGGCAGGAGGTGGTCAGTACCGATGACCGGGAGGGTCTGAGCGCCACGCAGTCGGTTAGCAAAAGATACGGCATCCCAGTGCTGAACATTGTCTCTTTGACTCACATCATTAATTACTTGGATGGCAGAATTTCACctgaagagaagaaggagatcgaGCAGTATCGCCAAACCTACGGTGTGCTATGATTTGTGGCGCGCTCATGGTTTGAGTTTCCTCGGTGTACTATGACTTTATTTATTGATACAATTCTCTCTTTTACGCTTGGCCATCTAGCTATGTAAAACTACCTTCTTATAACCTTGaatttgttcttcatcgcCTTGAATTGTTTCTCTGGagctgcggctgctggCTTAGCGGTGTCGTAAATTGATTTGGTCATGGGATGTCCTAGCAAGAAGGGACTGTGCAGCGGCACTATGTCGTTCATCTTGAAACCCTTGACCATTGGCACTCTCCTGAACTCAATACCGTCGAACTCGGGGCCGTATGGGATCTCCCTCAGGCTCTCCGGTGTCGTCGGGTGCTTGATCAGGTACTCTGCGATCTGGACCATCAGCTGTCTCTTGCCACCCTTATACCCGGCAGCCGATGGAACCAATCGCCCGTCCTCCTTCAGCAATACACGCACTCTGCCAGGATTGCCGAAGTCCTGCGGATGCGTCTTCTCGCCTTCGAAGATGCAGAGCAGTCCCAAGCTGCGAACTGCATCAGCCACGGTCTTCGCAAGCGGGTTCTCGACCGCCAGTTTCAGCGGAACGCGTCTCCCCTCCCTGTGTGATCTCCTCTTGTCGAAATAGCAGGGATACAGCACCTGGAAGCCCTTCACctcttccagttcttcctTCGATATTTGGGCGCTGCCCTCAACTTTGCCGGTTTCGGGATTGATAAAACTGACCTGGTTTCTGCTAGACTCTGCCACCGTCTGACGCTCACCATCCTGGCTTCTCACAACAGTCGGAGTAATCTTCGGTGCTATAGGTGTTCTCAATGACGGGTCCAGCTCCGCCAAATCCATCTCGAGGTTATCGATATCATCGTAGTCTTCTACTTCCTCAATCTTGGGCATTCTGCAAACAGGCTGAAAGATATCTGAGCTGGCTAATGTCCTTCCTATTGGCCTTTATAATGCTAAGAGTGTTGAAGTTTTTTACTTTGTATTAAGCGAAGGGCACTTCAAGAACTTAGACATGTAAATCAGTATTTAAGACTATAAGAGGCCATTAGATGAGTCAATGAGCGATAGCGAGGATGATGGTGCTGGTAGTGAAGGAAGGCCcatcgatcaagaagttgtCAAGACGGCTAACGAATTGCTGGACTCGCTAGAACAGTCTCATAGATCGGATCTTGCTCTGCATTTATACTCATCTTATCTTCTGAAAAACCTTCTTTACAGGGCGAATGAAAGGAAGCATGGCTTGGAAATTGATCGGTTTGTGAGAACGCATATCAGGGACAATTGGACTCGTTGGCCTGATCCTAGAACGGTGGTGGATCCGCAGGTTAACAGACTATACGAGGACGATAACTATGGCGAGCGGCAGGATAGCGAGCTCGAGCCCGGTGAAATATCAGCCAAGGCTCTTGTTCACGCAAGCAACATGTTACGTATGGAATTGGATTCATTCTGGCAGCATAGCTTGGCGCAATCGGCGGCCAAGGCAGAGGTAGCGCTGGACGTCGACAAGATGGCTATGCCAAAGGAGCTTTCAGACCACGTTATGTGGAAGCTGGACCACTTTTTCAATGGGATTCATAACAAGATTGCGGCCAGAAACAAAATTGAGATCCAGCAAGCGCAGTCGTCGCAGCAGTTGACTGTGTCGCAGGCCAGCAATGACAAAGTGAAAGCCAGCAACCGCACGGAACTAACGTACCATGACATTATCGCAAGAGGCTGCGAAATGGGAGAAGACATGGAGGAAATCTACGTGAAATCCTTGGAGCTTTTCAATGATATTCCGTCCTCGTTCGATAAGAGCCGCTACAAGCTGCCGAAGTCGGTGATCAGGAGCTTCAAATCAACAGCACCCAGTAAGTCTTGTCTTAGCGCTATGAAGGGGTCAAGGGACGATTACGTTGCGTTGGAAAAACTGCTTAAGGACAAGAGATTGCTAGCCAGTGATAAGATCCACCTTAGGAaaatcagcaagagatctaTCGATCAAAATCTGAGTAAGAAATCCTTTTTCAGCGTACAGGCCGCCAAATCATACGAACAGGAAATTCATGCCCGCGATGATCCGGATATTGATTCGTACACTCAGGAAGATTGCTTAGTCAAGATTCCGCGTCTCAACAGGTGAACTTTTCGGTGACTGAGTGTCACAGCTTATCTGCCTACTGCACAGTAGCAATTCCTCGTAAAGCGTATCGAGAATCTCCAAAAGTAGACTGGTAGTCAGGTATGAGTTTTGAGCCATTTCATGAAGCAGAGCAGCCGCTTCCTGTGCATTCTTTAATCCGACCACTTTTCCACAAACTTCGGTAAATAAGCATTTGAACATAATTTTGGATCTTGCTCTAGTTCTTTCTATTTCTGCCGGCAAGCGCTCAGGCTTGCTTCTTTCATTTCTTCTTACGCCATTCTCCCGCAGTTTGTCCTTCAGCAGCGTAAGAAAACCAGATATCTGAGATTCTGAGGTTAGTCTGGCCATAGTATCCACGATATACTTCTCAATAGCACTGCCCATCAATTGCTGTAAAATTGTAACAATTGCCCGCCCTCTGAGCCACCCAGTATTCGCCTTGTTCAGCAAAAATACAGAGATGAACATGTCACAAATTGCTTTTACGAAAGTTCTATCGTGTTCGTTTGTTTGAATGTCATTACTCTCGATAGAACTTCGTCCATcctcgaagaagctaaaTTCGTCATCGTTTTCATCACTTGCGTCTAATGCGACTGCTGCGCAAGATGAGTTGTTCTGTCGTATTACATCATTCTCCGGAGTCAAGGAACGAATAGAGCCCTCCGCGCtgctgctttctttcgcTTCTTTCGAGTTGATTGAAGTTATAATGATGCTTGATTCGCTAAATGCAGTAGAGTCAGTCAAAAACTTCCTAAGTAGATCGTCTTGACATATCTCTGGTAGTTTAAGCAGTGTTCTGATGTATCTTTCTAGCTTTATTTTCCGCTCTCGACGCAGCATTTCTCTTGTTTGAAGACTCAGGAATAGTGACACTTTTTTTGGAAATGATTCCCTATGTCTAACGCTTTTCAGTGAACTTTTATACTTCGCCTTCATGTAATTATGCAGATTGTAAAATTCGTTGAATCGTCTTGGGACGGTCCACGTCGCAACCTGACCCTTGTTAATGTGCTCAACACTAATTAAGTAGTAAACGACCGCTCGCCCATCATTGTGGCTACTGTCTACAAAATAGGATTTGATTGCAACCTTCGTTTTCTTATAAAGGCTGTTGGCATTCTGGCAgatgatgagctgttgCTTTAAAAGCTCCTTGTTGTCCATATCCCTTATCAAAGCAAGTTGCGATTTTCGCAGCAGCTTTAACTGTTTCTGATTGTTGGTTAACTCAGCTTTTAAAATGAAATGATTCAATAGTTCAAGCTGTTTGTCAATTTGGTCTACTGAGACCGTCAGTCGCGCAATTTCGTCTTTCAAATCCGCGAACTTTTGAAGCGAGCCACCGATTGACTCATTTTCAACCAGGTGAGGACCGTGCACTTCGTCTGGTGCCGCGCTACGCTTTCTTAAACTAAGCGCCTCGTtatcttcgtcttcatccCGAAAGAGCGTATCCTTATAAAGCTCTATGTCATTGATCTCCAACGGATTGCCTTTCATCTCACCATTCTGCTGAACCTTAATATAACCACGCTCTCTTTCACTTGAAGTTCTGTTCAATATATCTTCAATGGCGTTCTCAACTTCAGGATTGGTAAACACTCTGATAGCGGTCAAACGATCTTGTGTTCTGGGGCTCGCTAAAAGCTCGCGGAATTGCGACTCAGCAACAATCCTGGCGTAGGATTCAGTGTCAGAAAAATCTGCGCTCGCCATCATGTCCAAAAAGATATTTGAGCCTTTGAAAGTTTGGAAAAAATCATCTTCCAGAATTCTCTGAGCTTCACTTTGCAACAGCAGGATACTTCTCCTAGCCAGAGGGAAAGTACGGTTTGTATCGCTACCGGTATCTTTTATGAAAAGTAAAATATTCGTGACAAGGCCAGGATCCAACATCCTCATGAACTCTAATTGCTCGTTCTGAAAAAATTGCAAAGCAGTCTCCCGCAGTTGCGCAATTTCCCAAGGAGAGATCGTGACGATAAGGCCTTCATGCGCATCTTCAAGCGGATTTCTCATGTTTTCGGTCAACTTCCAAAAATTGAGGTAACATAATCCACGTCTGTACAATTTTATCGTCAAAAATTTCTCGAAATAGATTGAGCATTTCGGTTCCTGTAGAATATCAGTTAGCTTAACGGTCTTCAGGAAACTCTCGAACTGGTCAGCAATCTTCATAGCATCGGCCAAATTGACGGTATACGCATAGCGCTTTGTCGATGTGCCTCTTGAGTCAACAGATCTCAGTCTTGTTTGCAGTAAATTCAAAGATAGCAACAATCTTTTCTGGTAATCTGAGGAGTTTAGAACGCTCTTATCGTTTCTAAGGCGCAGCAGCTTCGCAACAATTGAGAGCCGCTCCTTTTGTAGATTTTCGACAGAGCTAAGTTGACTTATCTGTCTCAAGTAGAGTTCGAATTGTGTGCCTGTAATTCCTGGTCTCAGTTCCTGCTCGACATGGCTTACGGTATTGATACTGGCCGCCTTCACCGCGTCACTATTCTGCACTTCCAACTCTCTAGATAGGAATCTTCTGACTTGCGAAACTTGGTCTTGCTCCTCCAGCACTTTATCTGAGATCGAGATCATTGCCAGATTCCAAAAATCTGCATTTGACAGTTTCATGACTAGCGGTTTGAGTGCGCACATGGCCAGGATATCCCTCAACAAAATGAATACAAAAGTTGAGCTTAATTCCTTCTCGTCGATTAGGAAAGGTAGCAGCTTCTCCATTTTAGCTGTCAAATGTACCTCAACGTCATGAGCTAAAGAGCTAGGCCTCAGTGACAAACAATGATGTAACTTGCGCAGCTTATTGTACTCAACTGCAAGTTGCAGCTCCGTGTTACCTGCCGATGCCCTATCATCCTGCACTGCTCGCCTGGCAACGCGGAAGGCTTCAAAGTGTTTCGTAAGAAGAGGCACCAGCTTTAATACCAGCAAGCCCGTTCCATCCATATGCTCTAACAATGAACCTAGCTTGGCTACCGATCCACGTACTGTTTCCTTCacggcttcttcaaatccagAAGCGCCCGCTGCATCGATATGCTGAAACCAGCTGCTGACATAGTTCTGAACTAAAAGCTGCGAGATCTCGTCCAGTTGCCTGGCAATACCAGGATGATTCCTCGCAAAATCGCTGTTCTCCCAATTCGATGGATGCGTTGTTGAACTCGCAGGCGGATCACTCGTTCTCTTGAGACGTCTAGATGCGCGAGGATACTCTACCTCAGGAAATGATGACTTGATCGCAATGCAAACTAATGTAACCGTCGCACCGATGATACCAGCCAATATCGCTATCGCCGCAACCCTATGCGTGACAGAACAAAGAACTAACGTTAAAGCAACGCCGTAAAACTGACTTCGATAAGCATTCTTCACCATATAAGATCAATCGAGCGAGCTGCAGCCTCGTACCCGGTCAGTAGATTCATTCGGCGAACCTGGAGGTGTCTAAGACTCTTAACCATCGGTACGTCGTGTTATCATAGATAACCACAAGATCACGTGAATCGCATCTTGAACCACATTGAGCCATAAGGTTCTCATCGACCACTAGCTGAGCCTCCAGCTTTCAATTGATGCTGTCTGGGGATCTTGGGTCGCCGTGGCTCTGTGCATTCTGTGTTTGTAGTTTATCGACGTTTTGATCGCCTTGAAATCTCGCGAAAATCAACTAAACATTAAAATTCAATACCGAATAAATGCAAATAATATACAAAAATGTCCTGTAGCTAACGAACGCACTCAAGATAATTGGGCGTCTCATCTATAAGGTCTCTTTAGCTGCTGCATGCAATCGCGTCGTCTCGCAGTGACTCGGcttcttttctcttctgcttctttaGTTTCTTCTCCCTTCTGtgcttctttttctccttcttctccctcttcttctccttcctGGCGTTTTTGAGCTTCCTCAGCTCTTCACCATCCTTATCATGTCTCTTCCTTTTCTGTGATGCGACAACAACGCTGCTCTTGAGGGGAGTGTGTCCGATGGTCCCTTTCAAGCCCTCTCCTCTGACGAACCATCTGTAAAGAGGAGAAACAGACTTTGACACGCCAGTGGCTACCGACTCGTTCTGCTTGAACTCGATTTTTCCGCTCGTCGAGCTGCAACTCACatcaagattcttcaattgaCCGTCAAACAATCTTTCCCACCACGCCTCGCTGTCGTCCTGACCGGGAGCACACCCCAATCCcttcttatccttcttgtGCTTCACCAAGATGGGTTTTTTCAGGCCACCTTTCCGGAGTGCCTCTCCCTCCTTCCACCCATACGATATCAGATATTCTTTGCTGTCCATTAGCAACCAATTCCCGCCCGCTAGATGACCACAAGACTGCTTGAGAGGCCCTTCAATTGTCTTGGATCAAGCTTCTTTAGTAGTTAAtctaaaatttttcagctcatcgcacTCTAAAAAACCCCAGAGAAGCTCAGATTGaacaagctcatcgaacaTCACGGAATGCCAGGGTCCAAACCATCTTGATCCAGCGTTAAGAACCTGGATAGTCTCAATTGTGACTATGAAAAGATTGTTTGAAGGTGGAGACCTGCCACGAAGCAAGAAAAATGGTGCCAAAACTGGCACAAGAAGGGAAGTAACGACAGTGCTGGTGAGGAACCTTCCAAAGAGCTATAATCAAGCCAAAGTACGAAAATACTTCCTAGATTGCGGCGAGATAAGAGAAGTCAGCGTGTCGGACTCTTTGGATAAAAGTAGCAGGCTTGCGAGGATCCAGTTCGGCAGACACGATGAAGCAATCACAGCGTTGACGAAAACATACAAGAGGATCGGCCAAAGTGAAATAACCGTGTCGTTGTTGGAGAATTGCACTATTTGGGTGACCAACTTCCCACCTTTTTATACGGCACGCAATGTGAAAGAGCTTGTGCAAAGTGTTAATGTGGTCGTCCTGAGCGTGCGACTTCCTTCTTTAAGGTATGATTCCAACAGAAGATTTGCGTATGTGGACGTAAGTTCTACGACGGAAGTGGTCACAGCCGTAGAAGAGCTGAACGGGAGAGTTATTGAGCGCTACCGTCTCGTAGTCAAGAAATCGAACCCGCTGGAGAAAGCGCAACGAACTGACTATGGTGCTGCCGAGAGAAGAGAGGTCATGGTGCGACAGCTCAGCAAGCAACAATTGACCGAGCAATATCTGCGACAGCATTTCAGCGAGTGTGGACCGGTAGAGTCAGTGGTAGTCCCCGCCAATCAGATCGAATCAAGCGAGGGCTACGCGTTCATAACATTCCAAGATCAATCTGCAGCGAAGGCCGCTGTACAAGTCGAAAAGTTGGACGGCAAGCAAGTTCAGGTTATTCTGGCAGATAAAAAAGCATTTATCGAGCGGCAAAAGGTTAAAAGAATCATGACTAGCCGTTTAACTGATGACCGAATCATCGCTTTGTATCCTCTGAGCGACAAAACCTCCAAATCACAGATCGAAGCGCTACTGCTTGATAAGGTTATTGCTACTAGAGACGCTATAAACGAGATCCTACTCGTTACTGATAGACAGGCTGCCTTTGTTTCGTTCAAAGAGCCGCAAGTAGCGGCTAAATGCATAATATCGCTGAATGGAGTTGAGTTTCAAAGACAGATACTGCATTGCGGAACGGTAAGCGATCTGCGTCATCCAAAAGTAGATAAAACTCAGAACCGTCCATCGCTTGGGAATGAAACTCCTTCTCCGAAGCCCGCACTAGAGGACCGCGAAGATGGGCAAAAGTTGTCCAATAACGATTTTCGGAAGATGTTCTTGGGCAAATAGCTAGGTAATGCTCAGTCATTTTTCATTATATTTACATACATATGCCATGAGAAATTTGATCAAGCCTCTGATAAACATTCCTGCAATTCCTTGATGTGCTTGCAAATAGTTTTCACGAATTCTAGTCTTGTCGTCTCATTTTCTAAAAGATGCTGCTCTTCGAGGCTAGTGGGAACTATGCGTGAGTTTAGATATTTGGGGTGTGTCAAAAGGCGGTTGAGCGTATTTTTCAATGCCTTGCGTTCATGAGCAGTATCTAAACCAACAATAAGCTCgacctcttcttgttgatcgCCAATCTCATATCTCGCAGGAGATTTCGTGAGGAACTGTTGATAATCCAACGTTCGCATAATTCGCTGAAAGAGAATTAGCTGCGACGTCTCTCGGATTAGAGCAGATGATACTGCCGGCTTGCTATCCGACCACCTGTATATTGCGCTTCTGATTTGCTGGCTGAAATATGACGCGAATAAACAACATTCAGGCATTATCTTTCCCCCAAACTGGCTCAATAGCAACAGAATTACGGAGAGTATTCCATTTGTCCATACGCTATGAAGGTTTGTCTGACGTTCCGGTTGGATACCTCCCTGCTGAATGGCTACAGAAAGAGGACTTTCAAGGATGACCGCAAATAGCCCGCTGGCAATAAAGCTTTCTGCAATATGACTCACAGTGCACAGCTCTGAAATGAAGGTAAGAGTCAAAGGCCCAAAAACCGATTCCCCGTtaaatttgaagagatgtGAACTGGAATATAAATTTAGTATCACCTTGAGTGTGCCGACTTCTCGCAGCGAAGAAGCCATGATGAGATTGAATCTGTTAGGAGGACGCAGAGCCTTTATTGTTGTAAAAATGGACAACATCAGAAACAGATCTTGAACGCGCTCTTCCATGTTATAGATGGTAACCTGCCTTCCGCTAGATGTGGATGTGCTGATGTCAGAGAGTATCTCTGATAATATTAAGTAAACGCCTTTGGAAAAAGAGAGCTCAAAAAGCTCCAGTAGAGTATCCGATTCCATTTCAATGAAGTGAGTGCCAGTAGTGACGAAGCTTAGCACAAGCAAAATTGAGCGAAGGACTGGCCTATAGAAATTCTTCCTAGCCGAATGCCCAATATTGCTCACAAATCCAACTTCATCAGTCTTGAAGACAGCTGCTAATAGTTCTAACAGCTGGAAAAGTATCTTCTCCCCCACCGGCTCggctttcttctggaatgAATATAAAATGTAGAAAACCAACTGCAATCGTTCGCAATATACCCCCGCAAAAAGAGGTACCTCTATTCCCATATCTAAATTGATCTGTAGGAAACATGCTGCTAGATCGAGGAAGGAGGCTTGCAAAGGCTGAGAATTCTTTTTAACAAATGTGGTCAAAAGGGCACCCCAGGCTTTTGCCGCCGCAATTTTATGAGTGACGtatttcaaatttgaagatgCCACAATTATTTCGTCCCTGTAGCCATCGGTCGTCTCAGATCCCATCCATTTCTCATCATCTCCAAAAATCTGGTCCATAAGGGAAATAGCGAATATTGAGTCCTGAGAAAATATACCTGTATTGTATAGCGGAGTGACAGCAAATCTGCTGAGTTTCAGCTTTGGCCATTTTTCCTCAAATCTCTTGCTGAGAGAGTCATGCAAAG includes the following:
- the PML39 gene encoding Pml39p (ancestral locus Anc_8.828) codes for the protein MDPDVSDRLEVVRRKLDVGECGTRRHKGWSPGSDEHARGILKKWRYRSRRVPEGRGSPWNRFLPRKLQRLTPLHDDLVELAVREWHGARLCNLQELLERCSGIQDGSRSVVVEWDAKWINPLSLASKGWEFSSSDHKGRMVCRCQSCRKTIVLDLRLEEASSEYLRQSYWVNGVSKGHSACCPWRNVQFDLEKEYYLHKSNLVHDIERIKKAVSKPCSASKAEKCPGTFPADQLTQLKKVFHYNGDDQLLSLLVRGYEPIGDAVVRCSACFRNAFLRNCSALNYHESWCRYREENKLAEMILSSLPLDLESCGKPDSVEKRLHNLETYLEEL
- a CDS encoding uncharacterized protein (ancestral locus Anc_8.827), which translates into the protein MPAVLEDYQKNFLDLAVESQALRFGSFTLKSGRKSPYFFNLGLFNTGKLLSNLATAYAIAIIQSDLKFDVIFGPAYKGIPLAAIVCVKLAEIGGSKFQDIQYAFNRKEAKDHGEGGNIVGASLEGKRILIIDDVMTAGTAINEAFQIIAQANGQVVGSIIALDRQEVVSTDDREGLSATQSVSKRYGIPVLNIVSLTHIINYLDGRISPEEKKEIEQYRQTYGVL
- the SEC65 gene encoding RNA-binding signal recognition particle subunit SEC65 (ancestral locus Anc_8.826); translation: MPKIEEVEDYDDIDNLEMDLAELDPSLRTPIAPKITPTVVRSQDGERQTVAESSRNQVSFINPETGKVEGSAQISKEELEEVKGFQVLYPCYFDKRRSHREGRRVPLKLAVENPLAKTVADAVRSLGLLCIFEGEKTHPQDFGNPGRVRVLLKEDGRLVPSAAGYKGGKRQLMVQIAEYLIKHPTTPESLREIPYGPEFDGIEFRRVPMVKGFKMNDIVPLHSPFLLGHPMTKSIYDTAKPAAAAPEKQFKAMKNKFKVIRR
- the RRN9 gene encoding Rrn9p (ancestral locus Anc_8.825), whose translation is MSDSEDDGAGSEGRPIDQEVVKTANELLDSLEQSHRSDLALHLYSSYLLKNLLYRANERKHGLEIDRFVRTHIRDNWTRWPDPRTVVDPQVNRLYEDDNYGERQDSELEPGEISAKALVHASNMLRMELDSFWQHSLAQSAAKAEVALDVDKMAMPKELSDHVMWKLDHFFNGIHNKIAARNKIEIQQAQSSQQLTVSQASNDKVKASNRTELTYHDIIARGCEMGEDMEEIYVKSLELFNDIPSSFDKSRYKLPKSVIRSFKSTAPSKSCLSAMKGSRDDYVALEKLLKDKRLLASDKIHLRKISKRSIDQNLSKKSFFSVQAAKSYEQEIHARDDPDIDSYTQEDCLVKIPRLNR
- the MDM1 gene encoding Mdm1p (ancestral locus Anc_8.824); the encoded protein is MVKNAYRSQFYGVALTLVLCSVTHRVAAIAILAGIIGATVTLVCIAIKSSFPEVEYPRASRRLKRTSDPPASSTTHPSNWENSDFARNHPGIARQLDEISQLLVQNYVSSWFQHIDAAGASGFEEAVKETVRGSVAKLGSLLEHMDGTGLLVLKLVPLLTKHFEAFRVARRAVQDDRASAGNTELQLAVEYNKLRKLHHCLSLRPSSLAHDVEVHLTAKMEKLLPFLIDEKELSSTFVFILLRDILAMCALKPLVMKLSNADFWNLAMISISDKVLEEQDQVSQVRRFLSRELEVQNSDAVKAASINTVSHVEQELRPGITGTQFELYLRQISQLSSVENLQKERLSIVAKLLRLRNDKSVLNSSDYQKRLLLSLNLLQTRLRSVDSRGTSTKRYAYTVNLADAMKIADQFESFLKTVKLTDILQEPKCSIYFEKFLTIKLYRRGLCYLNFWKLTENMRNPLEDAHEGLIVTISPWEIAQLRETALQFFQNEQLEFMRMLDPGLVTNILLFIKDTGSDTNRTFPLARRSILLLQSEAQRILEDDFFQTFKGSNIFLDMMASADFSDTESYARIVAESQFRELLASPRTQDRLTAIRVFTNPEVENAIEDILNRTSSERERGYIKVQQNGEMKGNPLEINDIELYKDTLFRDEDEDNEALSLRKRSAAPDEVHGPHLVENESIGGSLQKFADLKDEIARLTVSVDQIDKQLELLNHFILKAELTNNQKQLKLLRKSQLALIRDMDNKELLKQQLIICQNANSLYKKTKVAIKSYFVDSSHNDGRAVVYYLISVEHINKGQVATWTVPRRFNEFYNLHNYMKAKYKSSLKSVRHRESFPKKVSLFLSLQTREMLRRERKIKLERYIRTLLKLPEICQDDLLRKFLTDSTAFSESSIIITSINSKEAKESSSAEGSIRSLTPENDVIRQNNSSCAAVALDASDENDDEFSFFEDGRSSIESNDIQTNEHDRTFVKAICDMFISVFLLNKANTGWLRGRAIVTILQQLMGSAIEKYIVDTMARLTSESQISGFLTLLKDKLRENGVRRNERSKPERLPAEIERTRARSKIMFKCLFTEVCGKVVGLKNAQEAAALLHEMAQNSYLTTSLLLEILDTLYEELLLCSRQISCDTQSPKSSPVETRNLD
- the TMA23 gene encoding Tma23p (ancestral locus Anc_8.823); translated protein: MDSKEYLISYGWKEGEALRKGGLKKPILVKHKKDKKGLGCAPGQDDSEAWWERLFDGQLKNLDVSCSSTSGKIEFKQNESVATGVSKSVSPLYRWFVRGEGLKGTIGHTPLKSSVVVASQKRKRHDKDGEELRKLKNARKEKKREKKEKKKHRREKKLKKQKRKEAESLRDDAIACSS
- the PRP24 gene encoding U6 snRNP complex subunit PRP24 (ancestral locus Anc_8.822) — encoded protein: MKRLFEGGDLPRSKKNGAKTGTRREVTTVLVRNLPKSYNQAKVRKYFLDCGEIREVSVSDSLDKSSRLARIQFGRHDEAITALTKTYKRIGQSEITVSLLENCTIWVTNFPPFYTARNVKELVQSVNVVVLSVRLPSLRYDSNRRFAYVDVSSTTEVVTAVEELNGRVIERYRLVVKKSNPLEKAQRTDYGAAERREVMVRQLSKQQLTEQYLRQHFSECGPVESVVVPANQIESSEGYAFITFQDQSAAKAAVQVEKLDGKQVQVILADKKAFIERQKVKRIMTSRLTDDRIIALYPLSDKTSKSQIEALLLDKVIATRDAINEILLVTDRQAAFVSFKEPQVAAKCIISLNGVEFQRQILHCGTVSDLRHPKVDKTQNRPSLGNETPSPKPALEDREDGQKLSNNDFRKMFLGK